One Mucilaginibacter ginkgonis genomic region harbors:
- a CDS encoding FtsB family cell division protein has product MQRLLNLVRNKYFLVTVAFAVWMIFFDKNDVYTQYQQHQQVNKLKQERDFYQKETERVSKDLEELTSDKARLEKFAREKYFMKKENEDVFVVVKQKSSDK; this is encoded by the coding sequence ATGCAACGCCTTTTAAACCTGGTACGCAATAAATATTTTTTGGTAACGGTAGCCTTTGCCGTTTGGATGATCTTCTTTGATAAGAACGATGTGTACACCCAGTACCAGCAGCACCAGCAGGTAAACAAGCTTAAACAAGAGCGCGACTTTTACCAAAAGGAAACCGAGCGGGTATCTAAAGACTTGGAAGAACTTACCAGTGACAAGGCCCGTTTAGAGAAATTTGCCCGCGAAAAGTACTTCATGAAAAAAGAAAATGAAGATGTTTTTGTAGTGGTGAAACAAAAATCAAGCGACAAATAA
- a CDS encoding DEAD/DEAH box helicase: protein MLFQDLKLIEPILKALKIEGYTTPTPIQEQAIPIILQHKDLLGCAQTGTGKTAAFAIPVLQNLYNNRTQHKEQKTIKALVLTPTRELAIQIDESFAAYGRHTGIKHAVIFGGVSQNPQVDALRRGIDILVATPGRLLDLMNQRFVNLSHLQVLILDEADRMLDMGFVNDVKKIIAKVPAKRQTLFFSATMPKEIQTLADTILYKPEKVEVTPVSSTADTINQSVYFVGKPDKKLLLSHILKDKSIGRVLVFTRTKHGADKVVKDLHKAGVTAEAIHGNKSQNARQRALTNFKNSTTRVLVATDIAARGIDVDDLSHVIQYELPEIPETYVHRIGRTGRAGLNGTAFAFVDEEEKDLLKDIHKLIGKTIPVDAAHPYPLKELTAAERVKLELQQKENKANKASQPKRGRGFGRGGNKGRR, encoded by the coding sequence ATGTTATTTCAGGATCTTAAATTAATTGAGCCTATCCTCAAGGCTTTAAAAATAGAGGGATATACCACGCCTACGCCAATCCAGGAACAAGCTATACCCATTATTTTACAGCACAAAGACCTTTTGGGTTGCGCGCAAACAGGCACCGGTAAAACGGCAGCGTTCGCCATTCCCGTGCTGCAAAATCTTTATAACAACCGTACGCAGCACAAGGAACAAAAAACCATTAAAGCCCTGGTGCTTACCCCAACCCGCGAACTGGCTATACAAATAGATGAAAGTTTCGCCGCTTACGGCCGGCACACCGGTATTAAGCACGCAGTAATATTTGGCGGGGTATCACAAAACCCGCAGGTGGATGCCTTGCGTCGCGGAATAGATATATTGGTAGCCACGCCCGGCCGTTTGCTCGATTTGATGAACCAGCGTTTTGTGAACCTTTCGCACCTGCAGGTTTTAATTTTAGACGAGGCCGACCGTATGCTGGATATGGGCTTTGTGAATGATGTAAAAAAGATCATCGCTAAAGTACCGGCTAAAAGGCAAACGCTGTTTTTCTCGGCTACCATGCCTAAGGAGATACAGACACTTGCGGATACGATATTGTACAAACCAGAAAAGGTAGAGGTTACACCTGTTTCTTCGACTGCAGATACGATCAACCAATCGGTTTATTTTGTAGGTAAGCCGGATAAGAAACTGTTGCTTTCGCACATCCTGAAAGACAAGAGCATCGGCCGTGTGTTGGTATTTACCCGCACCAAACATGGTGCTGATAAAGTGGTGAAAGACCTGCACAAAGCAGGGGTGACTGCCGAGGCCATTCATGGTAACAAATCGCAAAATGCCCGCCAACGCGCCTTAACCAATTTTAAGAACAGCACTACAAGGGTTTTAGTGGCTACGGATATCGCGGCGCGCGGTATAGATGTTGACGATCTAAGCCACGTTATCCAATATGAGTTACCAGAGATACCGGAAACGTATGTACACCGCATTGGCCGTACAGGCAGGGCAGGCTTAAATGGTACGGCTTTCGCCTTTGTAGATGAAGAAGAAAAAGACCTGCTTAAAGATATTCATAAACTGATAGGTAAAACTATTCCGGTGGATGCTGCCCACCCATATCCGTTAAAGGAGCTGACTGCTGCCGAGCGCGTAAAGCTGGAACTGCAGCAAAAAGAAAATAAGGCTAACAAGGCATCGCAACCAAAACGTGGCCGCGGATTTGGCCGTGGCGGGAATAAAGGCAGGCGTTGA
- a CDS encoding WapI family immunity protein, whose product MKESFCVTNGVHKIEIIFGEVLGFPDTTTFLGGYDIKGLVNIKAGCFIGACAIWTSTGQMFELYTQLSKINNVLKGEVSFSNYYDDNLKFKLVYDSLGHVAVTGTLYESSEPENVLGFEFTTDQTFISKTVSQLSSIIKTYGDSRGIISR is encoded by the coding sequence ATGAAAGAAAGTTTTTGTGTCACAAACGGCGTCCATAAAATAGAGATAATATTCGGCGAAGTGTTGGGATTTCCAGATACTACTACGTTTCTCGGAGGATATGATATTAAAGGTTTAGTGAACATTAAGGCTGGATGCTTCATTGGGGCATGCGCCATTTGGACTTCAACCGGCCAAATGTTTGAGTTATATACCCAATTGTCTAAGATTAATAACGTACTTAAAGGCGAAGTTAGTTTTTCCAATTATTACGACGATAACCTAAAATTTAAATTAGTCTATGATAGTCTAGGCCATGTTGCGGTGACCGGAACCCTTTATGAGTCCAGCGAGCCAGAAAACGTTTTAGGGTTTGAATTCACAACTGATCAAACGTTTATAAGTAAGACGGTGAGTCAATTATCCAGCATAATTAAAACATATGGTGATAGTAGAGGGATAATTAGCCGATAA